A DNA window from Deltaproteobacteria bacterium contains the following coding sequences:
- the rhlB gene encoding ATP-dependent RNA helicase RhlB has translation MRNFIQKVVQKIRNIGRPGEKGLKAKGASPVPLPELPLPAMENRSQPRRRPRKRGHGTPAAAGGSPASATPAPVVPWRISQFKVPPAEGKTRFHDFELPDPLMHAIMDLGFQYCTPIQAEILPSTLSGKDASGRAQTGTGKTAAFLIAVITRMLNNPIHGGRKPGTPRVLVIAPTRELVLQIFEEARLLIKYTDLKVISLFGGMDFEKQKRQLVGVPVDIVVATPGRLLDFQQRRDLILNRVEVMIIDEADRMLDMGFIPDVRKIIHSTPPKEKRQTLLFSATLTKEITRLAAQWTHNPVTVDIEPEQVAVETVDQIVYIVTTDQKFALLYNIIDKLKLERVLVFCNRKDEVRRLAEMLTRYGITCAELSGDIPQNQRIQRLDQFKTGKFRVLVATDVAGRGLHIEGMNHVINFTLPHDPEDYVHRIGRTGRAGAAGTSISFADEKEAFYLPPIEAYMGRNLSCIQPPEEWLDLPRPSGPRKNRRPEIAKKPAVSGRRPDIRSGNRSGRRPSN, from the coding sequence ATGAGAAATTTTATTCAAAAAGTAGTACAGAAGATTAGAAATATCGGCAGACCCGGAGAAAAAGGTCTCAAAGCGAAAGGGGCCTCTCCTGTGCCCCTACCGGAGCTACCCCTTCCGGCCATGGAAAACCGTTCCCAGCCCAGAAGGCGCCCCCGAAAAAGAGGCCATGGAACCCCTGCGGCAGCGGGTGGATCACCAGCTTCCGCTACCCCAGCACCGGTAGTGCCCTGGCGGATCTCCCAGTTCAAGGTTCCGCCGGCCGAAGGAAAAACCCGCTTTCACGATTTTGAACTTCCCGATCCGCTTATGCATGCCATCATGGATCTCGGTTTCCAGTATTGTACCCCGATCCAGGCGGAAATTCTTCCCAGTACACTATCCGGCAAAGACGCCAGCGGGCGGGCCCAAACCGGAACCGGCAAAACAGCGGCCTTTCTCATTGCCGTGATTACCCGGATGCTGAACAATCCCATCCATGGCGGGAGGAAGCCCGGAACGCCCCGGGTCCTGGTGATTGCCCCCACCCGGGAACTCGTGCTTCAGATATTTGAGGAAGCCCGTCTACTCATCAAGTACACCGATCTTAAGGTGATCTCCCTGTTCGGCGGTATGGATTTCGAAAAGCAGAAGAGGCAACTGGTCGGTGTTCCGGTGGATATCGTGGTAGCCACCCCCGGCCGGTTGCTCGATTTTCAACAACGACGGGACCTGATCCTGAACCGGGTAGAGGTGATGATCATCGACGAAGCCGACCGGATGCTGGACATGGGATTTATCCCGGACGTCCGGAAGATCATCCACAGCACCCCGCCCAAGGAAAAGCGCCAGACCCTGCTTTTCAGCGCCACGCTGACCAAAGAAATTACCCGCCTGGCCGCCCAGTGGACCCATAACCCGGTGACGGTGGATATCGAACCGGAGCAGGTGGCCGTGGAAACGGTGGACCAGATCGTCTACATCGTGACCACGGACCAGAAATTCGCCCTCCTTTATAACATCATCGACAAGCTGAAGCTGGAGAGGGTTTTGGTTTTTTGCAACCGGAAAGACGAAGTGAGACGGCTGGCAGAGATGCTCACCCGATACGGAATCACCTGCGCGGAACTTTCCGGTGATATCCCTCAGAACCAGCGGATCCAACGTCTCGACCAATTCAAGACCGGAAAGTTCCGGGTCCTGGTGGCCACAGATGTGGCCGGCCGGGGTCTGCACATCGAAGGGATGAATCATGTGATCAATTTTACCCTGCCCCATGATCCGGAAGATTATGTGCACCGAATCGGACGCACCGGGCGGGCGGGGGCCGCCGGGACCTCCATCAGCTTCGCCGATGAAAAGGAAGCCTTCTACCTTCCACCCATCGAGGCCTATATGGGCAGAAACCTCAGTTGTATCCAGCCGCCGGAAGAATGGCTTGATTTACCAAGACCGTCAGGTCCCAGGAAAAACCGCCGCCCGGAAATTGCAAAAAAGCCCGCTGTCTCCGGCCGGAGGCCGGACATTCGGTCCGGGAACAGGTCGGGTAGGAGACCTTCTAACTAA
- a CDS encoding 4Fe-4S binding protein: protein MIAHFGYKDGSGEYFISLDTDKCDGCGDCLPVCPAGVFEVRDEDPYDPFREIPVAAVKESERKKIKYACGSCKPVSDRSPLPCVVACKKGAIGHSW, encoded by the coding sequence ATGATCGCCCATTTTGGCTACAAAGACGGGTCCGGGGAATATTTTATCAGCCTGGACACCGATAAATGCGATGGCTGCGGGGATTGTCTTCCGGTCTGTCCTGCCGGGGTTTTTGAGGTCAGGGACGAAGATCCCTATGACCCCTTTCGGGAGATACCGGTGGCCGCAGTTAAGGAATCGGAGCGAAAAAAGATTAAATATGCCTGCGGTTCTTGTAAACCGGTTTCGGACCGGTCCCCCTTGCCCTGTGTGGTTGCCTGTAAAAAGGGGGCCATCGGCCATTCCTGGTAA